A genome region from Eurosta solidaginis isolate ZX-2024a chromosome 2, ASM4086904v1, whole genome shotgun sequence includes the following:
- the LOC137241455 gene encoding odorant receptor 45a-like, with amino-acid sequence MFQHDLGIQLYFYIQKFTFHRLGIDLTTKTGRVNRPYFLGLVVFALATIHIPMVVYSKNNLQDIAQVTNAMAPAMQGSITLFKIWQTISKRKEMSQLVQDIYLMSTKASKQELRILLSENNREHFMNTAYYYSVLNTGILAMIAPVLVGFIQYIRLGNFSYIMVLRGSYPIQHDQPLNYFLIWIWSAFAIYGVIYGSVSVDTIYSWYIHNIVGNFKILQSKLASAEFITDLSERRDMIYSCVHYHQRLIATADQLELIYRPIIFVEFSLNTLQICFLAYQIGSGVVAAVDLSFLFLFITSVGIQLMIYCYGGQHLQNESGQISISIYKTINSPAWPIPLRKVLLLAMMRAQKSCKLTGIFFDVDLRSFLWVWRTAGSYVTLLRSVEQGM; translated from the exons atgtttcaaCATGATTTGGGtattcaactttatttttatatacaaaaatttacttTTCATCGTCTCGGCATTGATTTGAcaacaaaaactgggcgtgtaaATCGACCATACTTTTTAGGCTTGGTTGTTTTTGCTTTAGCAACAATTCATATACCAATGGTAGTTTATAGTAAAAACAATTTACAAGATATTGCCCAAGTAACAAATGCAATGGCGCCGGCAATGCAAGGCTCCATAACACTTTTTAAGATTTGGCAGACCATAAGTAAGCGCAAAGAAATGTCTCAATTAGTGCAAGATATTTACTTAATGTCTACCAAAG CCTCGAAACAAGAACTAAGAATTTTGTTAAGTGAAAATAATCGTGAACATTTTATGAACACCGCCTATTATTATTCCGTACTCAACACTGGCATACTGGCTATGATAGCACCAGTTTTGGTCGGTTTTATACAATATATACGATTAGGAAATTTTAGTTATATAATGGTCCTAAGAGGCAG CTATCCTATCCAGCATGATCagcctttaaattattttctcaTCTGGATTTGGTCTGCGTTTGCTATATATGGCGTAATATATGGTTCTGTATCGGTTGATACCATATACTCTTGGTATATACACAACATAGTgggtaattttaaaatattacaatcTAAATTGGCATCAGCTGAATTTATAACGGATTTAAGTGAGCGACGTGACATGATTTACTCTTGCGTTCATTATCATCAGCGTTTGATTGCAACGGCCGATCAGCTGGAATTAATTTATCGCCCGATAATTTTTGTAGAGTTTTCTTTAAATACTTTGCAAATCTGTTTTCTCGCTTATCAGATTGGTAGTGGTGTTGTGGCTGCAGTGGATTtgtcatttttatttttgtttatcacttcggTTGGTATACAGTTGATGATTTATTGTTATGGCGGTCAACATTTACAGAATGAG AGTGGACAAATTTCCATATCCATATATAAAACAATAAATTCGCCAGCTTGGCCAATTCCTCTACGTAAAGTTTTGTTGTTGGCAATGATGCGCGCCCAAAAATCTTGTAAACTAACGGGCATATTTTTTGATGTGGATTTAAGATCTTTTTTATGG GTTTGGCGTACAGCTGGTTCATATGTAACACTGCTACGTAGCGTTGAGCAAGGCATGTAA